TCCTCACAAGGTAAAGTTAATGTTTTCAGTTGTCCAATTTTCAATTTTGTAAATGGCAGACATCGTTCCACATATTAACTCCTGAAGGTCTAAGGCTTGGGAACCTAGGTGTGTCTTTTATGATCGCCAGTTTCATTTGGCATGTAGCTTTAGTGACCTTATGAGATTTTCAGTTTAAGTTCTTGTTCTTGCTCTCAAGTGTTTTATAGTACATATTTCATCCTTCCTTTAGACATATGTATATACTTGTCTGGAAGTTATACTTAGTTTCCTACGTACaatgagagaaaatttattcTTTCTAAGCAACAGCGGAGTACCATTTTGTGTAATTATTATCACACAATTTTCCTATCAGGTCTCCGATGCTTACCAATTTCAGCGATTCATGATTTACGTCCATGCAAAGGGGATGATTGTGGATGACGAGTATGTCATTATTGGATCTGCCAATATTAACCAGAGATCCATGGCTGGTTCAAAAGATAGTGAGATAGCTATGGGTGCATATCAACCCCACTACACATGGGCTGCAAAGAGTAAACATCCACGTGGACAGGTTGGTTTGATCTTTTCCCTCGTATAGCAAACTTTGGTTTAGGGCCTCATTTACAGCTTTTGGCAAGGAGCTGGTCAGCTTAATGAACACATTTTGCAGGTATATGGATATAGAATGTCACTTTGGGCTGAGCATCTTGGTGAGGTCCAAGAATTGTTTGTGGAACCTGAGAGTTTAGAATGTGTGAAGAAAGTAAATAATATTGCTGAAGCCAACTGGAAGAGATACACAGATCCCAATTTCACATTATTGCATGGTCACCTTCTAATGTATCCTATACAGGTAGATGTTGATGGGAAGGTAGGCCCCCTACCTGGATTTGAGAATTTCCCAGATGCTGGTGGTAAGGTGCTTGGAGCTCATTCCCTCAAAGTTCCTGATATTTTGACAACATAATCTTGTCTTCCCTCAGCCGTCTAAAGAAAAAAAGCATGATATGTTGCTGGGTTTCGTAGTTTGGCAGATTTGAAGAGCTCTACCTAGTTAATTGTTTTTATCAAAGAACtgtaactttctgatctgccaTTTGTGTGCAAAGGGTAATAAGGATGGCGTGAGTATTGGTTTGGTTTTGCTGTGCAAAGTGAGGCGAGGATGACATATGAATGTTGTCTCATATTGAATAAGGGCAAATCATTAGTTGCGCCTGATGTATGTGCTTCCTCACTCGCAACTCACAATGAGTAGACCTTATCATTTATAATTCAAGGACGTGGAATACCTGGGTGCACTGTATAGTTTGTCATGAATGAGTGCTTAAACCATCATGTTTAATTCTCATTTTTTATGTTGCAAGATCAGAGGATTAGCAACCGGCATTTTAATATGGGACTGccaaaaaaagaagcagaaactCGTAACGAAATGGAAGCGACTTGGCTTAGCCCATTGTTGCTTCAATCTAAAGCAACGTTTCCATTCTTGTATCATCTTGCATTCAACCAGTGGTATAGGGagaaattaattcatttttgaGGCTATAGATGATCTATTTTCTTTCAGATTTCTCCCATTCTATTCGAGCATCAAAATGCACCTTTGCGAATAATCATTACCTGCACCAAACTCATCTTCCACTAAAAATCTTCTAGTTACACGGACTCATTTTTAATGCCAAATTTGTGCCAAACATTCAATAGAATTACAGCCAATTGGCTTCCTAACATTTCTTTAATTTCCTCACCCCACGATGAATCTCCACGCCTCTTTGCAtcatcataccttctttgccagGACCATGTAACTGGCTAGGGCTGCAGCACCGTCGAAGTCCAGAATATCTCTGCAGCTTCTTCAGCGAGTTCTACGTTCTGTATCAACAAGCACCAAGCAAAGCACCATAGACATTTTTCCCTGGCTCCCCAGCATTGTTTTGATCAATGCTACTGCTACATCAAGATATCCAGGTCGGTCAAGGGTATCTACATAGAAGCATAATGCCCCTCGTTTTGCTTGACTGCTTAATCTCCCATTCTCGCAGTTCTGCTTGCCTACCCAATCCATGCATTTGGGTTTTCAAAGGAAAATTCCTTCAAACCTTCATttcctttaatgttttttttagtaaaattaaaactgaTTATACATTAAGTagtcaataaatttttaaataattaattatttcatttttatctTTCTTCTAATTAGTTtctgtaattttattaaaatatatctatttaattcatataattaaaatcacaactaaattaatttttataattttaaaattataaatatttatctgAATTTCAATACAAAATTTGTTCAGTTCtgcaattaaaagattaaatagttaattttaataaGCTATTGAAatgcaatattttttattaaaaaaaaaggttaaacagttattctttaattttttaaaaataatccaTAGCTTAATTATTCCGCAAAATAGATATTTCAGCTCAAGGGCCACGTAAGATATTCGGTCCCTTGCCTTGTATATAAGGACAGAAAATCGCCAGTTCCCTTTCTCTCTGCAAAAACTTCATAACCCTAATTCTCAGGCTTGGCCTTCAGGTTCTTTTGCTAGCGGTCGAAATGGTGAGATCCTCTTATCATTATCGCTGTCTCTCTGGTCGATGTTGATATTTATTGATTTGCTTTTTATTAGAACTTAGAGATCTAATCAATGCCGTTTGCTTATTTCGCAGGCGGATTCTCCTGGAAAAAGGTAAGAACTTCCAGTCGTATTCGATTTTTCTATTAGAACTTAGAGATCTAATCAGtgcttttttaatatatatatatatatatatatatatatatatatatatattttactattgGTCCTTTTTTTACGCATACATTATTGGCTATCCCCTTTCACTTTGAGCATTCATAAATTAGGGTTTCTGAAATTTTATATCCGTCCTTAACTAATTTTATCGTTTTATGATAGCACTAAGGTCTGTTCTCGCAGTAAcgctcttttttgtttttccttttttcttttcataacagtGAAGAAAATTGGATCCCTGCattaatttttgtttaatttaatattagaaTTCTTTGGCCGTAgcgtttttattaaattaaatatatgtgttgtgatgtgatgtataTAGATTTACTTCTGATTACGTGCTGTGGGTATAACAACCTTTTTTTCTCGTCTATTTATGCTAATTTTGTTCCACAGTAATTGTTTCCTTGTTCATTATTCGTTCAGAAAAAGCATCGGTTCCTGAGATTTTTACTGGTCCAGATAATGTAGTTGGTGTTTTGGTTAGTCTGTTGACATTTTGTAATGTTATTGTTGGTGTAGCTATTAGGTGATTCCTTTTTCTTGTTCTTTGAGTACCTGTACAAATATGTTGCCATGTTCATCTTGAAATCTTGGCTATTTCAAGTCTAAAGGACATTATCACGACTTAAAttatacttattattttttttggtgtGTGGTGATACCAGGAATTCACAATCTCTTTCCCCATGGAGAGAACAGTCAAGGTCTAGATCAAGATCCCACTCGAGGCCCAGATCAAGGTCCAGATCTAGATCCTTGCCTCGACCAAGGCATAGATCACGGTCTCGAAGTCGTGGCAGGTATTAACTCTGGGGTCTTGGCATTCCATTGATTATGCTTTTGGCATATGCAATTGCCGTGTTTCTATCAGTATTTCTGCTGTACTCAAAACTGTTTTGATGGTTCTTTTACATGGGTGGTGGTGCTCCTCTTCAGATCAAGATCCAGAAGCCGTGGCAGGTTAGTTTCAATTATAGCTTGTGCAGTTCTTAGTTTGTGACTATTCATAACTGTTGCATGCTTTATTATTTGGACGTATCTGCTTCATATTCCTCCATTTTGTTGCTCGTActgttaatttctttttaaatcttCCCCCTTTGTAAATTATATGGCAGGAATGATGCTATAAATAATGGAACTACATTATATGTGACTGGTCTGTCTACAAGGGTAACAGAAAGGGACCTAGAAGAACATTTCTCAAAGGAGGGAAAGGTTGGGTTTCTTCGTCTATTATTGGATGTATTTGCCATCTCATATATCCAACGTTGCTATGATCTGACTTGTTTCAATAATAACCTTTTTTCTTATTAGGTAGCATCTTGTTTTCTTGTTGTGGAGCCCCGTACGCGCATTTCTCGTGGTTTTGCTTTTGTTACGATGGACAGTGTTGATGATGCAAACCGATGCGTTAAGTATCTCAATCAGTCAGTTCTAGAGGGCAGATATATTACGGTCGAGAAGGTAATGTTATTGTACCCTGGTCTTGAACACGAGTCAGTTTCAACTGGATCCTTCCTTCTTAACTTGAAGGTTTTCTGGTTATATTCAGAAGATATTGTCAGCTATGTTGGCAGCAATCAAAGATGATCAGTTCATCCATGTCACAACTTAAGTGAAACAGCTTGATCAATGGCCAGCTTAAACAGcttttcaaatgcttgtgaTCAACTAAACATAGCAACTATATTGTTCAACAACTATACAACTTCAGCATTCAATTTCAACTCTCAACTAAATCAACGGACATTACCAACAGCATTCAATTTCAACCCTCAACTAATCAAGGACATTACCAACAACTTTCTAGTCAGGCTTATGGTATTTCATAATACCTGGCACTTAGTTAATGAACACTAGTAATCTGTGCCGGTTGTTTTCTTGGTTTTCTTTGGTAGCTTGCTCCTTTCGTAGACTTTCTCTGAGCAAATATATCTCCTAATACATATTTTCCCCTTTATATGTTATGAGTGTGTAGATAGCTGACTTTAAATTTGTGGGTGTTGTGTACCCCTAGCATTTGGGGGGGAAATTGCTTGTTTTTGTAGTGTTTCATGATTAATCTAGCTTGCTCTTTAGAATTAaggtgatttatttatttttcagtcACGGAGGAAACGACCCAGAACTCCAACACCGGGGCACTATCTTGGGCTGAAAAGCAATAGGGACTATGGTATGTTCAAGTTCAGGATTTTGCAAAGATGAATTTATTGGTCTTACAATTTCAATGAATGTATTAACTTTAATTTCTACTTTTTTCCCTCTAATCTGGAAGGTTTTCGTGGAGATCGAGGTAGATATCGTGGCCGTGATGATTATCGGAGGTCTCCTAGGCGCTCCCCTTATCGTGGGGGTCGCGAATATTCTCCCAGGCACTCCCCCACCTATGGTGGAAGGTCGAGGAGGGAGAGGTCCAGATCACCCTACTCTCCTCCTTATCGTGGCTCTAGGTGAGGCCATATGGCCTATTATTCCATATAGGAATCATAGAGATGTAGTGTTAACTGCTTATGGGCTTTGAGCAGATGATTATGTTGTTTGTAAGGCCTGAAATGACTTGTTGCGTTCATTTAGGACATGTGTAGTTGTGTGTTGCTACTGAAACTCGTGGTTGAACAGTTGTTTATGAAATGGTACGCTCGTGCTTGGGGTGGTTCTTTCTTTCTACCCGTAAAATGGTTTTTATTTCCTTTGCCTTTTAAGATTTGATGAAGGATTCGTGTATCAGAAGCTTATAATTTTTTACCTCTGGCGTGGCTCCTAGAGATTTGGGTGTTCTGAATTCCAGGGCACAGTGCAATAAGAATAGATGGGTCTGGGCTTCATTTACCTGTTTCTGATTCTCATGCCGTGGTAACGGTGTCTAGACTTGACGTCTCGTTAACGCGCAAGGAAAATCTTCTTATCCCTCAGTTGTCGCAGCTACCAAATTGCAACAACTACCAAATGGCTCTAGTTTCAAGAGATTCAATTTCTTAAGATACCTAACTCAAACTTTTCTTAAATGCGTCTGAATGTCACCTGTGTCATTAACAGACAGAATTGTAAATTGTAAATTTGTAATAAAGAGTAATTGATATAGCTAATTGTAATTCTGATATGTTAAGTGTACCTGATAATTTATTGATTTCGTGCACATGATAATTGATTGATTTCTTATGTTTGGATGATAGTTTTTGAAGttaagttataattttttaaaataattaatttgttttGGCGACATTATTTAAAACTGGGGTAGTTAATATCAAagttatttagaaaataaagttGATAATAAAATTAGTATCGGATAAAccgtaaaaattttaaaagattggattttttttttttggctttaaTTTTTAGTGTTGCTCTTTTAGGAACATTGCAGGAATAATTTCTGTTGATTTTTTGGGCCGATCCGAGTTTCTATGAAACGATAGTCATAATATTTCTTTCCGGTTCCTGGCCGTCCAAACCTGGAAAGCGGAGAAGCCATACTTACCAGAGAGAAAATGTCTCTTCCTCCTCTGCTCAACCCACAAACCCCTAAACTACTGTCCCCTCTCTATCTCCATACACCTCTTAAGCTCCCATCAATCCACACCCTGAAATACCCAAGAAAATTCTTCTCTTTCTCGCCTTCTTTTCAGTCGTCTTTCCC
The Manihot esculenta cultivar AM560-2 chromosome 1, M.esculenta_v8, whole genome shotgun sequence genome window above contains:
- the LOC110617782 gene encoding serine/arginine-rich splicing factor SR45a; the protein is MADSPGKRNSQSLSPWREQSRSRSRSHSRPRSRSRSRSLPRPRHRSRSRSRGRSRSRSRGRNDAINNGTTLYVTGLSTRVTERDLEEHFSKEGKVASCFLVVEPRTRISRGFAFVTMDSVDDANRCVKYLNQSVLEGRYITVEKSRRKRPRTPTPGHYLGLKSNRDYGFRGDRGRYRGRDDYRRSPRRSPYRGGREYSPRHSPTYGGRSRRERSRSPYSPPYRGSR